One window of Papaver somniferum cultivar HN1 chromosome 9, ASM357369v1, whole genome shotgun sequence genomic DNA carries:
- the LOC113309495 gene encoding uncharacterized protein LOC113309495 — protein MEDRRGKNVVDGGGGKSESDEQGTSSRTTLAELFSQPHDQEDPADKKEDDKEGENQEARITTVAELFSREADEEEPADKKEDDSSSSSRKQERVSITEKGSSSSRQHDHDSNPLLRAHLEPQLKLLRDCKDEVKDLEKDIEALQQCYELGGDENPLIQRISSSDFKELSANLDAKLQALKNSIDKKKELEEEIKELTEQVEFGCNLIVQCYAGINQQEAIPAEGEAKATDNPNIGILFAITPKYSGHAIEFYYKEANSDIVLHSVSTDCPQKWNKLAMQLPSLSTGKNFFEFVGSCNGLICYRTQTYWFSDVTCVYNPFTTESVAVFNETSASFKCIGFGYCISTKKYKLVRICEIDFGERRFQVNSLGEGRK, from the coding sequence ATGGAAGATAGGAGAGGAAaaaatgttgttgatggtggtggtggaaaatcTGAAAGTGATGAACAAGGAACAAGTAGTAGGACAACATTAGCTGAGTTGTTTTCTCAACCCCATGATCAAGAAGATCCAGCAGATAAgaaagaagatgataaagaagGTGAAAATCAAGAAGCGCGTATTACAACAGTAGCTGAGTTATTTTCTCGAGAAGCTGATGAAGAAGAACCAGCAGATAAGAAAGAAGATGATAGCAGTAGCAGCAGTAGAAAACAAGAACGTGTTAGTATTACTGAAAAGGGGAGTAGTTCTTCTCGTCAACATGATCATGATTCAAACCCACTGCTGAGAGCTCATCTTGAACCACAGTTAAAATTGTTAAGGGATTGCAAAGATGAAGTCAAGGATTTGGAAAAAGATATAGAAGCTCTGCAACAATGTTATGAATTGGGTggtgatgaaaatcctctgatTCAACGTATTTCTTCTTCTGACTTTAAAGAATTGAGTGCCAATCTTGATGCAAAATTACAGGCGTTGAAGAATAGTATTGATAAGAAGaaagaattggaagaagaaatcaaagaattGACAGAACAAGTAGAATTTGGTTGCAATCTTATAGTTCAGTGCTATGCTGGAATTAATCAACAGGAAGCGATTCCAGCTGAAGGTGAAGCAAAAGCAACAGATAATCCAAACATAGGTATTTTGTTTGCCATTACTCCAAAATATAGTGGCCATGCCATAGAATTTTATTATAAAGAAGCAAATTCTGATATAGTACTGCATAGTGTATCTACGGATTGTCCCCAAAAGTGGAACAAACTGGCCATGCAGTTACCCAGTCTATCTACTGGAAAGAATTTCTTCGAGTTTGTTGGCTCCTGCAATGGATTGATATGTTATAGAACTCAAACGTATTGGTTCTCAGATGTTACATGCGTTTACAACCCATTTACCACCGAAAGCGTTGCTGTGTTTAACGAGACGAGTGCGTCCTTCAAGTGTATTGGTTTCGGATACTGTATTTCCACCAAGAAGTACAAGCTAGTCAGAATTTGTGAAATCGACTTTGGTGAGCGACGCTTTCAAGTAAACTCTCTAGGTGAGGGCAGAAAGTAG